The genomic interval AAGTTGAAAAATAAGAATGAGAAACTGTTTTTGCATTTTAAACTCTTAAGGCACTTCAACTCTAGATAAAATTCTAGAAATAATTTCATCCTGATTAATATTTTCTGCTTCCGCTTCATAACTTAAGCCTATTCGATGTCGAAGAATATCCCTGCAAACATTTTGGACATCATCTGGAATTACAAATCCGCGATGTTTCATAAATGCATAAGCCTTACTTGCTTTCGCCATAAAAATACTTGCTCGTGGCGATGCACCGTATTGAATCCATTGTGAAAGTTCTTTAATACCATAGTTTTCAGGCCTTCTGGTAGCAAAAACTAATTGGACAATATATTTTTCAATTCGTTCATCCATATATACTTTGCTAACTGCATTTCGGGCTTTGAGAATGTCTTGTGGATGTATAACGGCTTTAACTTTCTCATGAATCTGATCATTTAAATTTCTTCGCATGATTTCACGCTCTTCATCAGGTGTTGGATAATCTACAATTACTTTCATCATAAACCGATCGGTTTGTGCTTCCGGTAAAGGATAGGTTCCTTCTTGTTCAATTGGATTTTGGGTTGCCAATACCAAAAATGGTTCATCCAAAAGAAAGGTTTCTTTTCCTATCGTAACTTGACGTTCTTGCATCGCTTCCAATAAAGCAGATTGCACTTTTGCTGGAGCCCGATTAATTTCATCTGCAAGAATAAAGTTTGCAAATATGGGTCCTTTCCGCACAGAAAAATTCTGATTGGATGGATTGTATATCAGCGTACCAATAATATCGGCAGGTAATAAATCAGGGGTGAATTGAATTCGGTTAAAACTAGCATCAATAGATTGCGCCAGGGTTTTAATAGCGAGGGTCTTGGCAAGTCCGGGTAGACCTTCTAATAAGATATGCCCATTTGTCAATAATCCCAAGATCATTCGATCCAACATATGTTGCTGTCCAACTAAAATTCGCTTTTGTTGTTCGATCAAGGTGTCCAAAAATGCACTTTCAATAGCAACTTGCTGATTGAGTGCTTCAATATCAAGGTATTGCGACATAAAATAAAAATATACAGTTTAAAGCTTACGAAATTGTCATTTTTGCGTTTTATATAAGATAAAAGCAAGGCTAAAAACGTAAAAAAACATCAATTTGGATATATGAATCAGCTTCATTTTTACATTATTAACATTTTGTTATGTTTCCAATTACAAGCACAAGTTGCACAAAATAAGATGATTAATGAAACTCCTATCCGGATTCTGAAAT from Saprospiraceae bacterium carries:
- a CDS encoding AAA family ATPase — its product is MSQYLDIEALNQQVAIESAFLDTLIEQQKRILVGQQHMLDRMILGLLTNGHILLEGLPGLAKTLAIKTLAQSIDASFNRIQFTPDLLPADIIGTLIYNPSNQNFSVRKGPIFANFILADEINRAPAKVQSALLEAMQERQVTIGKETFLLDEPFLVLATQNPIEQEGTYPLPEAQTDRFMMKVIVDYPTPDEEREIMRRNLNDQIHEKVKAVIHPQDILKARNAVSKVYMDERIEKYIVQLVFATRRPENYGIKELSQWIQYGASPRASIFMAKASKAYAFMKHRGFVIPDDVQNVCRDILRHRIGLSYEAEAENINQDEIISRILSRVEVP